From a single Lewinella sp. LCG006 genomic region:
- a CDS encoding 1-acyl-sn-glycerol-3-phosphate acyltransferase produces the protein MSKLSSTTLPPVIDSIEDWPIYQLSEDRRAFVQQIEEYTLERLMQQSPAKTRDLISKTIYTERIRLKEEPWKVDPPKEKQFWRRLSHRHIRLAMDHKPEEVDQINREHLQQIILRYAEEIVGTFRIKTFLFARRFLTFFFTRLLNTAAVRSIRGLWGKEHRLTEKLAITGEVEKVRQLFKHGTVVVVPTHFSNLDSILVGYAMDTYMGLPSFSYGAGLNLYNTGYTAYFMNRLGAYRVDRRKKNGIYLETLKAMSMLSIKRGVNSLFFPGGTRSRSGKLEEKLKLGLLGTTVEAQRTIYQEGRKEKVFIVPLVLGYHFVLEAEFLIEQHLRQIGKEQYLKTKDSSYSPFRVLQFVWKLFSKGNNITLSFGQPMDVLGNPVDEHGNSYDQHGRKIEVEEYFVNAKGHINKDLQREAEYTNLLGDRIVERYHKDNIVLTSHLVAFAAFRLLEHQNPQLDLYGILRLPAEEFVFPKPALGDVINQLRNRLLVMERLEQIKLSPEIHESVDFILQDGINHLGNFHVSNPLYFDKKERIVSASFKVLYFYHNRLDNYELERYIDWKNIGEEALLLEEELYNQEGRF, from the coding sequence ATGAGCAAACTGAGCAGCACCACCCTCCCTCCAGTCATTGATAGTATTGAAGACTGGCCGATCTACCAACTTAGCGAGGATCGTCGTGCCTTTGTACAACAAATTGAGGAATACACCCTAGAACGATTGATGCAGCAATCTCCCGCCAAAACCAGGGATCTCATTTCTAAAACCATCTACACTGAGCGCATCCGCCTCAAGGAAGAACCCTGGAAGGTGGATCCTCCTAAGGAAAAACAATTTTGGCGTCGCCTCAGCCACCGGCACATCCGTCTGGCTATGGACCACAAACCGGAGGAAGTTGACCAAATTAACCGAGAGCATTTACAGCAGATTATCCTCCGGTACGCTGAAGAGATTGTGGGGACATTCAGAATAAAAACGTTTCTCTTTGCCCGTCGTTTTTTGACCTTCTTTTTCACCCGCTTATTGAATACGGCAGCGGTCAGATCCATTCGTGGTTTATGGGGAAAGGAGCATCGACTTACTGAAAAACTTGCGATCACGGGTGAGGTAGAAAAAGTCCGGCAGCTCTTCAAGCATGGAACGGTAGTGGTAGTACCTACCCACTTCAGCAACCTGGACTCTATCCTGGTGGGCTATGCGATGGACACCTACATGGGCTTGCCCTCCTTCAGTTACGGAGCCGGCCTCAACCTCTACAATACGGGGTATACCGCTTACTTCATGAATCGCCTTGGTGCTTACCGGGTAGATCGACGCAAAAAAAATGGCATCTACCTGGAGACCCTCAAGGCGATGAGTATGCTTTCTATCAAACGTGGCGTCAATAGTTTATTCTTTCCGGGTGGAACACGGTCGCGCTCTGGCAAACTGGAAGAAAAATTAAAACTGGGCTTGCTGGGTACAACGGTGGAGGCACAGCGAACCATCTATCAGGAAGGCCGTAAGGAGAAAGTCTTTATCGTCCCCTTGGTGTTGGGTTATCATTTTGTTTTGGAAGCGGAGTTTCTCATCGAGCAGCACCTCCGCCAAATTGGTAAAGAGCAATACCTTAAGACCAAGGATAGCTCCTACAGCCCGTTTCGGGTCTTACAGTTTGTGTGGAAATTATTCTCTAAAGGCAATAACATCACGCTTTCCTTTGGTCAGCCCATGGATGTCCTCGGCAATCCGGTAGATGAACACGGCAATAGTTATGATCAGCACGGCAGAAAAATTGAGGTAGAAGAATATTTCGTGAATGCTAAAGGTCATATCAACAAAGACCTCCAACGTGAAGCAGAATACACCAATCTGCTGGGGGATCGTATCGTTGAACGCTACCACAAAGACAACATCGTTTTAACCAGCCACCTGGTAGCTTTTGCCGCCTTTAGGCTTTTAGAGCACCAAAATCCTCAGTTGGACTTGTACGGTATTTTAAGACTACCGGCAGAAGAATTTGTCTTTCCCAAGCCTGCCCTCGGCGATGTGATCAATCAATTGAGGAACCGCCTGCTGGTGATGGAACGCCTCGAACAGATAAAACTTTCTCCAGAAATTCACGAATCGGTAGATTTCATTCTTCAGGATGGTATCAACCACTTGGGGAATTTCCACGTCTCTAACCCGCTGTATTTCGACAAGAAAGAGCGGATCGTTAGCGCAAGCTTCAAAGTCCTCTATTTTTACCACAATCGTCTCGATAATTACGAGTTGGAACGCTATATAGATTGGAAAAACATTGGGGAAGAAGCATTGCTGCTAGAGGAGGAATTGTATAATCAGGAGGGGAGGTTTTAG
- the yihA gene encoding ribosome biogenesis GTP-binding protein YihA/YsxC yields MVINEIEFKGSFPEQRLAPQDGKPEFAFIGRSNVGKSSLINMLTERKDLARISNVPGKTQHLNYYLINDSWYLVDLPGYGYARVSKKLRKQWRLMMDFYFKERMSVQCVFVLLDGNIGPQKVDIDFINWLGEIGVPFIIVYTKTDRTKPHELNANIEAITKALLEYWEELPPGIPSSSNTRVGRDEILQVIEETLERIEL; encoded by the coding sequence ATGGTCATTAACGAAATAGAATTTAAGGGAAGTTTTCCAGAACAACGCCTGGCCCCTCAAGATGGGAAGCCAGAGTTCGCCTTTATTGGGCGTTCGAATGTAGGGAAATCATCGCTCATCAATATGCTTACGGAGCGTAAAGATTTGGCGCGAATTTCCAATGTTCCGGGCAAAACCCAGCATTTGAATTATTACCTCATCAACGACAGTTGGTACCTGGTAGATTTACCAGGTTACGGCTACGCCAGGGTTTCTAAAAAACTGCGTAAGCAATGGCGCCTGATGATGGATTTTTACTTTAAGGAAAGGATGAGTGTCCAATGTGTTTTCGTTTTACTCGACGGCAACATTGGGCCTCAGAAAGTAGATATAGACTTTATCAATTGGCTGGGAGAAATCGGCGTACCATTTATCATCGTTTACACCAAAACTGACCGGACAAAACCTCACGAACTTAATGCTAATATTGAAGCGATCACTAAGGCTCTACTAGAATATTGGGAAGAACTTCCGCCTGGCATTCCTTCCAGTTCCAATACCCGAGTAGGACGTGATGAAATCTTACAAGTTATCGAAGAAACACTTGAGCGTATAGAACTATGA
- a CDS encoding WG repeat-containing protein yields MNLKLLLIILTFALGIDCVSQTLIPYYHEGKYGYCDTNGIVKIAPKYDKVEFFLSDAIAIVIKDNRKVIIDKNGLELSSYANDIEIRLLPATYSTDNRGWRRGAVSRDTIKQLKWVMLDNGECQLLNLITKTISSRYVLDARDEGVYSYIRPRESVEFYHGYFIGEKSDGSFEILNVDGDVLKSTLSKPTIWGDELITFGQGDYSYLFNPKSGYTKEYSYKSIVEVVEGKYLIVSTHEQHATGFALHRKNTKYGVVSVDGQVILDTIYQGISPHNGVYVLKRNGNAFLSDLKRDLLDTSEYKSIYPINDSLFKATRHDDKVQVVELLGKITLEGQVFDTFKFIKDGNYYTSQKGDIVSVLDSALNVEISYEASSIHRVSSRNNDSYLVSSNGLYGIIDSKGEIIIPFEFDRCYYRSNNFYILNQGDKNGLANAQGEIILQPEYEEIEFEVVRNETVLRPRKNGRYASFDLSGKQLSAFESRSPHLSGRSVNWHRHENSYHFTDIHGNPLNVDSKDFFTGFTNKDSVFVAVLHVRDTINEVIIDGKLFEHWGKEFDSIVKVNISLGLIAVVAGNKQGVIDVHGNIISPFSEQEITEINKEFFVAKKEGKYFLFTPEGQQINEAGYDYIDESSINGRRSVFRIIPDKFYEYVSNPCFTGSQDTILKPQRNVGYIDKFGHVLVPLEYRFTLRFFENYACLSKGCMDGQKQAVLVDTLGEVFLETNYDWLYPLNHTDKSRYYVAKLKERYGLIDIEGTIVIPFDYTAIQGFYGDKIISVRDDNHDWHLVTIDGKRLFSGNYDYMSSLERCYQLSMNKFLFFPNGKSVVMDLDGRTHLAIASQKLKFLAVDGIELIEVEMNDYKYYVNKRTLIEYKNTSN; encoded by the coding sequence ATGAACCTAAAGCTTTTACTAATCATATTAACATTTGCCTTAGGGATAGATTGCGTTAGTCAAACTTTGATTCCTTATTACCATGAAGGTAAATATGGCTACTGTGATACAAATGGAATAGTCAAAATTGCACCTAAATATGATAAAGTAGAATTCTTTTTAAGCGATGCTATCGCAATTGTGATAAAAGATAATAGAAAAGTAATAATCGATAAAAACGGATTAGAACTTTCATCTTATGCGAATGACATTGAGATTCGATTGTTACCCGCCACCTACAGTACAGATAACAGGGGGTGGAGGCGAGGCGCTGTTTCACGAGACACAATAAAGCAGCTAAAGTGGGTGATGTTGGACAATGGCGAATGCCAATTGCTGAATTTGATTACTAAGACTATATCTTCCAGATACGTTCTTGATGCTCGAGATGAAGGCGTGTATTCTTATATAAGACCACGAGAATCTGTGGAATTCTACCATGGTTATTTCATCGGTGAGAAATCTGATGGGAGCTTTGAAATTCTAAATGTAGATGGAGATGTCCTTAAGTCCACTTTAAGCAAACCTACTATATGGGGGGATGAACTGATAACTTTTGGACAAGGAGACTATTCGTACCTATTTAACCCCAAATCTGGATACACAAAAGAATATTCCTATAAATCGATAGTCGAAGTAGTTGAGGGTAAGTACTTGATTGTTTCTACGCATGAACAGCATGCAACTGGATTTGCCTTGCATCGGAAAAACACCAAATATGGGGTTGTCAGTGTAGATGGGCAAGTAATTTTGGATACGATATATCAAGGGATTTCACCTCACAACGGAGTTTATGTCCTCAAAAGGAACGGTAACGCTTTCTTGAGTGACCTTAAAAGGGACTTACTCGACACCTCTGAATACAAATCAATATATCCAATCAATGATAGCTTATTCAAAGCCACAAGGCATGATGACAAGGTACAGGTTGTGGAGCTATTGGGGAAAATCACTTTAGAAGGTCAAGTATTCGATACCTTCAAATTTATCAAAGATGGAAACTACTATACCTCACAAAAGGGTGATATTGTATCAGTGTTGGATAGCGCTTTGAATGTAGAGATAAGTTATGAAGCATCGTCCATCCATAGAGTTAGCTCAAGGAATAATGATAGCTACCTTGTTTCTTCAAATGGATTATACGGGATAATAGATTCAAAGGGGGAGATAATAATTCCATTTGAATTCGATAGGTGTTACTATAGAAGTAACAATTTCTACATCCTCAATCAGGGAGATAAAAACGGATTAGCCAATGCTCAAGGAGAAATAATACTCCAACCAGAATATGAAGAAATTGAGTTTGAAGTAGTCCGAAATGAAACCGTACTCCGGCCAAGAAAGAATGGGCGGTATGCTAGCTTTGATTTAAGTGGAAAGCAACTATCAGCATTTGAAAGTAGATCTCCTCATCTTTCGGGTCGCAGCGTCAATTGGCATCGTCATGAGAATAGTTATCATTTTACAGATATACATGGCAATCCTCTAAATGTGGACAGTAAGGATTTTTTCACTGGCTTTACAAACAAAGATTCTGTTTTTGTAGCTGTATTGCATGTGCGAGATACCATAAATGAAGTAATCATTGATGGTAAGTTATTTGAGCATTGGGGTAAGGAGTTTGACAGTATTGTAAAGGTCAACATATCTCTTGGATTGATTGCTGTAGTTGCCGGAAACAAACAAGGTGTTATTGATGTACACGGCAATATAATCTCTCCATTTTCAGAACAAGAAATTACGGAGATCAACAAGGAGTTTTTCGTAGCCAAAAAAGAAGGGAAGTATTTTCTTTTTACTCCTGAAGGGCAGCAAATAAATGAAGCTGGCTATGATTACATTGATGAGTCTTCAATCAATGGTCGTCGTTCCGTTTTTAGAATTATTCCCGATAAATTTTACGAATACGTTTCCAACCCTTGTTTCACGGGAAGCCAGGATACCATTCTGAAACCGCAGAGAAATGTTGGTTACATTGACAAATTTGGACACGTGCTGGTGCCCCTGGAGTATAGATTCACGCTTCGATTCTTTGAGAATTATGCCTGTTTATCAAAAGGCTGCATGGATGGCCAAAAGCAGGCTGTATTGGTCGATACCCTAGGTGAAGTTTTTTTGGAGACGAACTATGATTGGTTATATCCCCTTAACCATACCGATAAATCCCGCTACTACGTCGCTAAGCTGAAGGAGAGATATGGCTTAATTGATATTGAGGGCACTATCGTGATCCCTTTTGACTACACTGCTATTCAAGGATTTTACGGAGATAAGATAATTAGCGTTAGAGACGATAACCACGATTGGCACTTAGTAACTATAGACGGCAAAAGACTATTCTCGGGAAATTATGATTATATGAGCTCACTTGAACGATGCTATCAATTGTCAATGAACAAGTTCTTATTTTTTCCAAACGGTAAATCAGTAGTTATGGATTTAGATGGAAGAACCCATCTTGCTATAGCTTCTCAAAAACTGAAGTTTTTAGCTGTTGATGGCATCGAATTAATTGAAGTGGAAATGAATGACTATAAATACTATGTCAATAAGAGAACATTGATAGAATATAAAAATACCAGTAATTAG
- a CDS encoding T9SS type A sorting domain-containing protein, protein MLALGMMTFVSAQSYPGCDDIRYRTDVFAEVQATLGLSYGSGTTIAGNSQELFLDVYEPVGDVQEIRPVIILAFGGSFISGERGDLAGLCESYARRGFVAVSIDYRLYDLPLIPFPTSDEMKEVVVKSISDFKAAIRYMREDAATTNTFRIDPDMIFVGGVSAGAIAAAHTAVLDETDNIDAFLLGLIEANGGFTGNSSDNIEYSNEVQGYVNLSGALNDASWMDENDPPFVSVHDDMDIVVPYNTGFASLLGVQIVYLEGSRQLQLKADSLDIPNRLMTIENSFEHVGYFGTAESYLATLDFTTEFLQDLMCEQLVGTNEQPKALSGIRNFPNPATDRIQVTHPEGLSLDLSLFNSMGQRVMHQQNTNELMVGALPAGIYWLQVEDATTRASTVQKVVVK, encoded by the coding sequence ATGCTTGCTTTGGGCATGATGACTTTTGTGTCAGCACAAAGCTACCCAGGCTGTGATGATATCCGCTATCGTACGGATGTTTTTGCGGAGGTGCAGGCTACTCTAGGATTATCTTATGGCTCGGGTACCACTATCGCTGGCAACAGCCAGGAGTTATTTTTGGATGTGTACGAACCTGTTGGTGATGTCCAGGAAATTCGTCCCGTAATCATTCTCGCTTTTGGTGGGAGTTTCATTTCTGGCGAGCGTGGCGACCTGGCTGGCCTTTGCGAGTCTTACGCTCGTCGTGGATTTGTGGCAGTAAGTATTGATTACCGTTTATACGATCTGCCCCTGATCCCTTTTCCCACTTCTGACGAAATGAAGGAAGTGGTCGTGAAATCGATTTCCGATTTCAAAGCTGCGATTCGTTATATGCGGGAAGATGCCGCTACGACGAATACTTTCCGGATTGATCCGGATATGATCTTCGTCGGTGGCGTGTCTGCAGGTGCTATTGCGGCGGCTCATACTGCAGTATTGGATGAAACCGATAACATTGACGCTTTTCTACTCGGACTGATCGAAGCCAACGGTGGTTTTACGGGCAACTCCAGCGATAATATTGAATATTCTAATGAAGTACAGGGATACGTGAATTTGTCTGGTGCCCTAAACGATGCTTCCTGGATGGACGAGAATGATCCCCCCTTTGTGAGTGTACACGACGATATGGATATTGTCGTGCCCTACAACACCGGATTTGCGAGCCTGCTTGGCGTTCAGATCGTTTACCTGGAGGGCAGTCGCCAGCTTCAACTCAAAGCTGATAGCCTTGATATTCCCAATCGCCTGATGACCATCGAGAACAGTTTTGAACACGTAGGTTATTTCGGTACCGCCGAAAGCTATTTGGCAACCTTGGATTTCACGACCGAATTTTTGCAAGACTTGATGTGTGAGCAATTAGTAGGTACCAATGAACAGCCTAAGGCACTAAGTGGTATCCGCAATTTCCCCAACCCGGCTACCGATCGTATCCAGGTCACTCATCCTGAAGGATTAAGCCTCGACCTCAGCCTTTTCAATAGTATGGGACAACGGGTCATGCATCAGCAAAATACCAATGAATTGATGGTAGGAGCTTTGCCTGCGGGTATTTATTGGCTACAAGTAGAGGACGCTACTACCCGCGCCAGTACGGTACAGAAGGTGGTCGTGAAGTAA
- a CDS encoding sugar porter family MFS transporter: MKNNKVILWSITVALAGFLFGFDTIVINGADKPIQALWQTSDWFHSTFIMSMALWGTVIGALFGGFPTKRFGRKKTLFWIGIFYLVSALGSGMATDPYVFSFFRFLGGLGVGASSVAAPIYISEIAPRENRGKLVALYQFNIVLGILIAFLSNWLIGRYMEPSISWRWMLGIEALPALIYSMVVLTIAESPRWLLLTKGDRQGAREVLANIFSSEREIEAQLQIIDDSRETEERKTHRVAFFSAQHRWPILLAFLLAMFNQLSGINFVLYYATRIIEEAGMSADTARAASIWLGLINFLFTFVGLYLIDRMGRKSLMYIGSIGYITFLSLVAYAFATGATGGWVVAMVCGFIAAHAVGQGAVIWVFISEIFPNQVRDFGMAWGSGTHWVFAATITMITLPILNAFSAATVFGFFAFCMVLQLLFVHFMMPETKGVSLEELQKQLTE, translated from the coding sequence ATGAAGAACAACAAAGTTATTTTGTGGTCCATCACCGTGGCCCTTGCAGGATTTTTATTTGGTTTTGATACCATTGTTATCAACGGAGCCGATAAACCCATTCAAGCCTTATGGCAAACGAGCGACTGGTTTCACAGTACCTTTATCATGTCGATGGCACTGTGGGGTACGGTGATCGGTGCGCTTTTTGGCGGTTTTCCAACCAAGCGATTTGGTCGCAAGAAAACCTTATTTTGGATAGGTATCTTCTATCTCGTTTCCGCTTTGGGTTCGGGAATGGCTACCGATCCTTATGTCTTTTCTTTCTTCCGCTTTTTAGGGGGGCTAGGGGTAGGTGCTTCTTCCGTAGCTGCACCCATTTATATTTCAGAAATAGCTCCACGGGAAAATCGCGGCAAATTGGTAGCGCTCTACCAGTTCAATATCGTCTTAGGAATACTTATTGCCTTCCTTTCCAATTGGTTGATTGGCAGATACATGGAACCGTCGATATCCTGGCGGTGGATGCTGGGTATTGAAGCCCTGCCAGCACTAATTTACAGTATGGTGGTATTGACCATCGCCGAAAGTCCGCGCTGGTTGTTGCTGACCAAAGGCGACCGGCAAGGCGCAAGAGAGGTGCTCGCCAACATCTTCTCCTCGGAGCGAGAAATAGAAGCGCAATTACAAATTATTGATGACTCACGAGAAACGGAAGAACGTAAAACCCACCGTGTAGCTTTCTTTTCTGCCCAACATCGCTGGCCCATTTTGCTGGCCTTCCTACTGGCCATGTTCAACCAGCTTTCGGGTATCAATTTTGTGCTTTACTATGCCACACGTATCATCGAAGAAGCAGGTATGAGTGCAGATACCGCCCGTGCTGCCAGTATTTGGTTAGGTTTGATCAATTTTCTTTTCACTTTCGTGGGACTTTACCTTATCGACCGCATGGGGCGTAAATCGTTGATGTACATTGGCTCCATTGGCTACATCACTTTCCTTTCACTAGTGGCTTACGCCTTTGCTACAGGAGCTACAGGTGGCTGGGTGGTAGCAATGGTTTGTGGATTCATTGCGGCTCACGCTGTAGGGCAAGGAGCCGTAATTTGGGTGTTCATTTCCGAGATTTTCCCCAATCAGGTACGCGATTTCGGAATGGCTTGGGGCTCGGGTACCCACTGGGTGTTTGCGGCTACCATTACCATGATTACACTGCCCATACTGAACGCTTTTTCAGCAGCAACGGTATTTGGATTCTTTGCTTTTTGCATGGTACTTCAATTGCTCTTTGTTCATTTTATGATGCCTGAAACGAAGGGGGTATCGTTGGAGGAATTGCAGAAGCAGCTGACGGAGTGA
- a CDS encoding glycoside hydrolase family 32 protein, protein MHIQKLLTLFLAITFLTTCKKEGITDANTGPTYQEQHRPQLHFSPPTQWMNDPNGMVFFDDEYHLFYQYYPDSTVWGPMHWGHAVSKDLTHWEHLPIAIAPDEKGYIFSGSAVVDWDNTSGFSKDGEPPLVAIFTYHDPEGEKSGAIDFQSQAIAYSNDRGRTWTKYENNPVVPNPGIRDFRDPKVIWDADNDQWVMVLAAQDQVMFYTSKDLKAWRYLSQFGKNRGAHGGVWECPDLFPVTISGTGARKWVLLVSINPGGPNGGSATQYFIGDFDGLRFRLDPEFGAEMARQAKKDSTGVAASWVDYGRDNYAGVTWSDLPQEDASRIFMGWMSNWDYAQVVPTALWRSAMTLPRQFQVKETAMGPRLFQNFVEELRTLRGEQHEVDITASPGNPQDLGVSPQQLEIILEVATSNTGSFGFELSNSKGEVYRVGYDADAKAYFSDRTKSGKLDFSEKFAPSIHYAPKQLEGVLVNMHLIFDVSSVELIADDGLTAITDVFFPSEDFTMIRFFKEEEGMGIQRLEVYPLEGIW, encoded by the coding sequence ATGCACATTCAGAAACTCTTGACACTTTTCTTGGCAATCACTTTTCTAACAACCTGCAAAAAAGAAGGTATAACGGATGCCAATACAGGCCCCACCTACCAGGAGCAGCACCGTCCGCAACTGCACTTCTCCCCTCCTACCCAATGGATGAATGACCCCAACGGGATGGTCTTTTTTGATGATGAATACCATCTTTTTTACCAATATTATCCAGATAGTACCGTTTGGGGCCCGATGCACTGGGGGCACGCCGTGAGTAAGGATTTAACGCATTGGGAGCATTTGCCCATTGCGATAGCTCCTGATGAGAAGGGCTATATTTTCTCTGGCAGTGCGGTAGTCGACTGGGACAATACCAGTGGCTTTAGTAAAGATGGCGAACCTCCGCTGGTGGCCATCTTTACTTACCATGATCCTGAAGGAGAAAAAAGTGGTGCCATCGACTTCCAAAGCCAGGCTATTGCCTACAGTAATGACCGCGGGAGGACGTGGACGAAATACGAGAACAATCCGGTAGTACCCAACCCTGGTATACGGGATTTTCGCGACCCAAAAGTCATCTGGGATGCGGATAACGACCAATGGGTAATGGTATTGGCCGCCCAAGATCAAGTGATGTTTTACACTTCTAAAGACTTGAAGGCTTGGCGTTATCTCAGCCAATTTGGTAAAAACAGAGGTGCTCACGGCGGCGTCTGGGAATGCCCCGATTTGTTTCCGGTGACCATTAGCGGCACAGGTGCTCGCAAGTGGGTATTACTGGTGAGTATTAATCCTGGTGGGCCTAATGGTGGCTCGGCTACCCAGTACTTTATTGGTGATTTTGATGGATTGCGTTTCCGTTTGGATCCTGAGTTTGGGGCGGAAATGGCGCGACAAGCCAAAAAGGACAGCACTGGTGTAGCAGCATCCTGGGTAGATTACGGCCGCGACAATTACGCTGGGGTCACCTGGTCGGATTTGCCCCAGGAGGACGCTAGCCGGATCTTTATGGGCTGGATGAGCAACTGGGATTATGCCCAAGTGGTGCCTACCGCGCTTTGGCGGAGTGCAATGACACTGCCTCGCCAATTCCAAGTAAAAGAGACCGCCATGGGCCCGCGTTTGTTTCAAAATTTCGTCGAAGAACTGCGAACCCTCCGCGGCGAACAACACGAGGTAGACATCACCGCTAGCCCCGGCAATCCACAAGATTTAGGCGTTTCGCCACAGCAACTAGAGATTATTTTAGAAGTAGCCACTAGCAATACGGGCAGTTTTGGGTTTGAATTAAGCAATAGCAAAGGAGAGGTCTACCGTGTGGGTTATGATGCTGATGCAAAAGCCTACTTCAGTGATCGCACCAAATCTGGTAAGCTCGACTTTTCGGAAAAGTTTGCGCCAAGCATTCACTATGCCCCTAAGCAACTGGAGGGGGTATTGGTCAACATGCACCTGATCTTTGATGTCAGCTCCGTAGAGCTGATTGCCGATGATGGGCTGACGGCAATTACTGACGTCTTTTTTCCCAGCGAAGATTTTACGATGATCCGATTCTTTAAGGAGGAAGAAGGCATGGGTATTCAACGCTTGGAGGTGTATCCTTTGGAAGGGATATGGTGA
- a CDS encoding aminotransferase class IV yields MLQQLNPKNENIIVYVDGALVHRDDAKVSVFDSVVQGGDAVWEGIRVYDGRVFHLEQHLERLQLSAHALDFKAIPDNDFITDAIFQTLRANQMRDGVHIRLTLTRGRKITSGMDPRLNQYGCTLIVLAEWKPPVYPPSIKLATSSVRRNSPMHLDSKIHHNNLLNNILAKIEANYAGADAGLMLDTDGYVAEANGVNVFCIRKGVVLTPHADYCLPGITRRTILRLCEQHGIPHAEKRLSLTEFYTADEVFTTGTMGELTRVESIDGRSIINRSGEQVLEKVAAHFRALTEVEGVKIPAF; encoded by the coding sequence ATGCTTCAACAACTCAATCCAAAGAACGAAAATATCATTGTTTATGTAGACGGTGCCCTGGTGCATCGGGATGATGCAAAGGTGAGTGTCTTCGATAGTGTTGTACAGGGAGGAGATGCGGTGTGGGAAGGAATACGGGTTTATGACGGCAGGGTTTTTCACCTGGAGCAACACCTGGAACGACTACAGCTTTCGGCGCATGCGCTAGACTTTAAAGCCATTCCGGACAACGATTTTATCACCGACGCCATCTTTCAAACTTTGCGGGCCAACCAGATGCGCGATGGCGTACATATTCGACTGACACTCACCAGAGGGCGGAAGATCACTTCGGGGATGGACCCTCGCCTCAATCAGTATGGGTGTACGCTGATCGTATTGGCAGAATGGAAGCCACCTGTTTATCCGCCTTCCATCAAGTTGGCAACCAGCTCTGTACGGCGTAATTCGCCCATGCACCTGGATAGCAAGATCCACCATAACAACCTTCTTAATAACATCCTCGCAAAAATCGAGGCCAACTATGCGGGTGCTGATGCGGGCCTGATGCTCGACACCGATGGCTATGTAGCTGAGGCCAATGGCGTCAATGTTTTTTGCATCCGTAAAGGCGTCGTTCTTACGCCACATGCTGATTATTGTCTACCAGGCATTACCCGCCGTACGATTTTACGCTTGTGCGAACAGCACGGTATCCCTCACGCCGAAAAGCGGCTTTCGCTCACGGAGTTTTACACGGCAGACGAGGTGTTCACCACGGGCACCATGGGCGAGTTGACGCGGGTAGAAAGCATTGATGGCCGGTCGATCATCAACCGTTCTGGCGAGCAGGTTTTGGAAAAGGTTGCCGCTCATTTCAGGGCCTTGACGGAGGTGGAAGGGGTGAAAATTCCAGCGTTTTAA
- a CDS encoding RNA polymerase sigma factor, whose amino-acid sequence MTTAAMTESELIDACLENDRLAQKELYDRYSRAMYTAAYRITSDFELANDVLQEAFVKIFRHLAGFRRESTLGAWIKTIVVRTALSRMRREIRMETLEDYHQQDQIVDWGHHLDADYLEKAIQALPSGYRSVFVMIEVEGYSHKEVADMLDISVGTSKSQLFYAKKKLRKSLEKYR is encoded by the coding sequence ATGACTACGGCCGCCATGACGGAATCAGAACTAATTGACGCCTGCCTTGAAAATGATCGCCTGGCTCAGAAAGAGCTATATGATCGTTATTCGCGGGCAATGTATACTGCTGCTTACCGAATTACTTCTGACTTCGAACTCGCTAATGATGTGCTCCAGGAGGCATTTGTGAAAATCTTTCGCCATTTGGCTGGTTTTCGCAGAGAATCTACCCTCGGAGCCTGGATAAAAACCATCGTCGTACGAACAGCCCTGTCTCGGATGCGTCGGGAAATTCGCATGGAAACACTGGAGGATTATCACCAGCAAGATCAAATTGTAGACTGGGGTCATCATTTGGATGCCGATTACCTGGAAAAAGCCATACAAGCCCTACCCAGCGGCTATCGTTCGGTATTTGTAATGATTGAAGTGGAAGGATATTCCCACAAAGAAGTAGCCGATATGCTGGATATTTCGGTGGGGACTTCGAAATCTCAGCTGTTTTACGCGAAGAAAAAATTGCGGAAATCATTGGAGAAATACCGTTAG